One part of the Xiphophorus hellerii strain 12219 chromosome 17, Xiphophorus_hellerii-4.1, whole genome shotgun sequence genome encodes these proteins:
- the dram1 gene encoding DNA damage-regulated autophagy modulator protein 1, which translates to MFWFRQGLCFLPAFLVVWSSCTFIVSYIIALFRGDVDIIFPYISDTGANPPESCIFGLMTFISSCAGTATIYARYKYVERLTEQNSLVKPCLNKAGLVFGLAACFGMCIVATFQETAVTPVHDIGALVFFVFGVLYIILQSVISCQASPYDSSICVCRFRLFIAIVAGVAFFPTVICAYFVKQTTLHRHTSDKDYPFHIISAVCEWIVAFSFVCFFLTYIDDFKTFKLQVRTEYED; encoded by the exons ATGTTCTGGTTCAGGCAGGGGCTTTGCTTCCTGCCCGCGTTTCTGGTCGTCTGGTCCTCCTGCACTTTCATCGTTTCCTATATTATTGCGCTCTTTAGAGGCGATGTGGACATTATATTCCCCTATATAAG tgaTACAGGTGCAAATCCACCTGAGAGCTGCATTTTTGGCCTTATGACCTTCATTTCTTCATGCGcag GAACTGCCACCATATACGCCAGATACAAGTATGTGGAGAGGCTGACTGAGCAGAACAGCCTGGTCAAACCGTGCCTGAATAAAGCCGGGCTCGTGTTTGGGCTTGCCGCCTGTTTTGGGATGTGCATCGTTGCTACTTTCCAG GAAACAGCAGTGACGCCAGTCCATGATATCGGGGCGCTTGTATTTTTCGTCTTTGGAGTTCTTTACATAATCCTGCAGTCTGTAATATCTTGCCAAGCGTCTCCTTATGATTCGTCCATCTGTGTGTGTCGATTCCGTTTGTTCATCGCAATAGTTGCTGGAGTTGCATTTTTTCCCA CTGTGATCTGTGCGTATTTTGTTAAACAAACCACCCTCCACAGGCACACATCTGACAAG GATTATCCGTTCCACATCATCAGTGCCGTCTGCGAGTGGATCGTTGCCTTCAGCTTCGTGTGCTTCTTCCTCACATACATTGACGATTTCAAA acGTTTAAGTTGCAAGTGAGGACAGAATATGAGGACTAG